One region of Candidatus Electrothrix rattekaaiensis genomic DNA includes:
- a CDS encoding DUF6364 family protein, with product MNAKLTLNMEKHLIDSAEEYAAKNGKPLSRLVADFFQMLKNSNAEKEPQLPPTVASLKGVLKGSGIQEEDYKQYLEEKYL from the coding sequence GTGAACGCGAAACTGACCTTGAACATGGAGAAACACTTGATTGATTCGGCAGAAGAATATGCCGCAAAAAACGGGAAGCCTCTATCTCGCCTTGTGGCGGATTTTTTTCAAATGCTGAAAAATAGCAATGCGGAAAAGGAGCCACAGCTTCCGCCAACCGTAGCGTCTCTCAAGGGCGTGTTAAAAGGGAGCGGCATACAAGAGGAAGATTATAAACAATATCTGGAAGAGAAGTATTTATGA
- a CDS encoding Rpn family recombination-promoting nuclease/putative transposase — MHFLDVKTDFAFKKVFGSEQSKNVLISFLNAIIDFGEERVTDLTIVDPYQIPLLKGMKDSYVDVKAVLSNQSKVIVEMQVLNVEGFEKRVLYNAAKLYSTQLKKSGKYTTLEPIIALTLTDFEMFPEFAKTISYWNLREREVLLQYSNDIELIFAELPKFTKTEAELSSITDKWLYFVKHAGDLEFVPESFTEPQLLEAFDIANTAGLSEEELDIQFKRQDFIAMQQGALEKAAKDGLAQGLAKGLEQGIAKGLEQGIEKGLEQGLEQGVAQGKLETARNMLRDQIPLETICKYTGLDKEIIEQLRQRDEE, encoded by the coding sequence ATGCATTTCTTAGATGTAAAAACCGATTTCGCCTTTAAAAAGGTCTTCGGTAGTGAGCAGTCGAAGAATGTACTGATAAGCTTCCTCAATGCGATCATTGATTTCGGCGAGGAACGGGTCACCGACCTGACCATAGTTGATCCCTATCAGATCCCTCTGCTCAAGGGCATGAAGGATAGCTATGTGGATGTTAAGGCGGTGCTCTCGAATCAGAGCAAGGTCATTGTGGAGATGCAGGTGCTCAATGTGGAGGGGTTTGAGAAAAGAGTGCTGTATAATGCAGCAAAGCTCTATTCGACCCAGCTGAAAAAATCCGGGAAGTATACAACATTGGAGCCGATTATCGCCCTGACGCTTACGGATTTTGAGATGTTTCCTGAATTCGCCAAGACGATTTCTTACTGGAATCTTCGGGAACGTGAAGTCCTTCTTCAATACAGCAATGATATTGAACTCATTTTTGCGGAATTACCCAAGTTTACCAAAACAGAAGCGGAACTTTCCTCCATCACCGATAAATGGTTGTACTTTGTGAAACATGCCGGTGATCTGGAATTCGTGCCAGAATCATTTACCGAACCTCAACTGCTGGAAGCCTTTGATATTGCCAATACTGCTGGCTTGAGCGAGGAGGAGTTGGATATCCAATTCAAACGACAGGATTTTATTGCCATGCAGCAAGGTGCATTGGAAAAGGCCGCTAAAGATGGACTGGCCCAAGGTCTTGCCAAGGGCCTTGAGCAAGGTATTGCCAAGGGCCTTGAACAAGGTATTGAAAAAGGGCTTGAACAAGGGCTTGAGCAGGGAGTCGCCCAAGGAAAACTGGAGACGGCCCGAAATATGCTGCGTGATCAGATTCCTCTGGAAACGATCTGTAAATATACCGGGCTCGACAAAGAGATAATTGAGCAGCTGCGGCAGAGAGATGAAGAATAA
- a CDS encoding type II toxin-antitoxin system prevent-host-death family antitoxin, whose protein sequence is METIGAYAAKTHLPKLLNRVSRGEKIIITKHGVPVALLQPPESATTRQKQMPIKKIIAELRKFRCRHKFNGLSIREMIEEGRR, encoded by the coding sequence ATGGAAACAATTGGTGCTTATGCGGCTAAAACCCATCTTCCAAAACTGCTCAACCGTGTCAGCCGGGGAGAAAAAATCATCATCACCAAACACGGGGTGCCGGTGGCTTTGCTTCAGCCGCCTGAGTCTGCAACAACACGCCAAAAGCAAATGCCAATAAAAAAGATCATCGCCGAACTACGTAAATTTCGGTGCAGGCACAAGTTCAACGGCCTCTCCATCCGGGAGATGATCGAGGAGGGCAGACGGTGA
- the lptE gene encoding LPS assembly lipoprotein LptE: protein MPNWKNRTDKLGIDNSMYQSLSAWFQKSEKINLTKDKEGADLVLAGEIVSIDLPGIGWDTDAQTTDVKVELRLRYVLKNLKTGKILWEVPNDIWTENYNTLTDRADTEDEAVEEILDEVSEKIYLGTLTKIRKMNRAQLIDEAKDK, encoded by the coding sequence ATGCCGAACTGGAAAAACCGTACTGATAAACTCGGTATTGATAATAGTATGTACCAATCCTTGTCAGCATGGTTTCAGAAGTCGGAAAAAATTAATCTGACTAAGGACAAGGAAGGTGCTGATCTGGTACTTGCCGGAGAAATCGTTTCTATTGATCTCCCAGGGATAGGGTGGGATACAGATGCGCAGACAACTGATGTTAAAGTTGAATTGCGTTTGCGCTATGTACTCAAAAACTTGAAGACTGGTAAGATCCTTTGGGAAGTGCCCAATGATATTTGGACAGAGAATTATAATACCCTGACAGATCGGGCTGACACAGAAGACGAGGCTGTTGAGGAGATCCTTGATGAAGTTTCAGAAAAAATTTATCTTGGAACTCTGACGAAAATACGGAAGATGAATAGAGCGCAGTTGATTGACGAGGCGAAAGATAAATAA
- a CDS encoding Uma2 family endonuclease — translation MTPSYNHSYLAYRIAKVLDQDEKYNLHIEMTLDISGTDYIPDIVLYKKERIDFLHDKVKADKPPLLLVEILSPKQAVNEITEKFEVYLQAGVQSCWLVIPPTKTIVLFQDIQQPRSYSSGRFTDPVVELEVAVEDIFS, via the coding sequence ATGACCCCATCGTATAATCATTCTTATCTCGCTTACAGAATTGCTAAGGTACTGGATCAGGACGAGAAGTATAATCTGCACATTGAAATGACATTGGATATCAGCGGGACGGATTATATTCCTGATATTGTCCTGTACAAAAAGGAACGAATTGATTTTCTTCATGATAAAGTCAAGGCGGATAAGCCCCCACTTCTGCTGGTCGAGATATTGTCTCCTAAACAGGCGGTTAATGAAATCACTGAAAAGTTCGAAGTGTATTTGCAGGCCGGAGTGCAATCCTGCTGGCTTGTGATTCCGCCGACCAAGACCATTGTGCTGTTTCAGGATATTCAGCAGCCTCGATCTTATTCAAGTGGGCGGTTTACTGATCCGGTTGTTGAACTTGAGGTTGCTGTTGAGGATATTTTTTCATGA
- a CDS encoding type II toxin-antitoxin system VapC family toxin, whose amino-acid sequence MTAELVVDNSVVMSWCFADEENGYADKVLVALETLTAAVPAIWPLEVTNVLLVAERRKRLGKADSIRFLELLYELPIEVIQESPHRMTGEIMALAREQQLSSYDASYLDLAMRKGLPLATLDAALRNAAEQCGILLFMPPEE is encoded by the coding sequence GTGACAGCAGAGCTTGTCGTAGACAATTCAGTGGTCATGTCCTGGTGCTTTGCGGACGAGGAGAATGGTTATGCGGATAAGGTATTAGTTGCATTGGAGACGTTAACAGCGGCGGTTCCGGCAATCTGGCCGCTGGAGGTCACCAATGTGCTGTTGGTTGCTGAACGGAGGAAACGGCTCGGCAAGGCGGACAGTATCCGTTTTCTGGAACTGCTCTATGAATTACCGATAGAAGTTATCCAGGAATCTCCACACAGGATGACCGGCGAAATCATGGCATTGGCGCGGGAGCAACAGCTTTCCTCCTATGATGCCTCATACTTGGATCTTGCCATGCGCAAAGGACTGCCGCTGGCCACTTTGGATGCAGCTCTTCGGAATGCTGCGGAACAATGCGGCATTCTTCTTTTTATGCCACCGGAAGAATAA
- a CDS encoding GTPase domain-containing protein → MSFINLREKIVQVKVVYYGPGRGGKTSNLEYINRKFSKQIQSEMVSLKTHGDRTLFFDFLPFDMGKIKGYELKIQLYTVPGQVKYNATRKLVLKGVDGLVFVADAQEAMREKNIRSLNQLHENLKSYKESIFKIPLVMQYNKVDLRNQGIPVLPTAVLEKDLNSKLKVPSFEASALTGYNVPETLKKIISSTVVSVQKKLL, encoded by the coding sequence TTGAGCTTTATTAATCTACGCGAGAAAATCGTACAGGTAAAAGTCGTTTATTACGGTCCGGGCAGGGGGGGGAAAACCTCTAACCTTGAATATATCAATCGTAAATTCAGCAAGCAGATCCAGTCGGAAATGGTCAGCCTGAAGACACACGGTGATCGAACGTTGTTTTTTGATTTTCTTCCTTTTGATATGGGAAAGATTAAGGGATACGAGCTGAAAATACAGCTTTATACTGTACCAGGTCAGGTGAAGTATAATGCAACTCGTAAGCTGGTTTTGAAAGGGGTGGATGGCTTAGTTTTTGTTGCTGACGCACAGGAAGCTATGCGGGAGAAGAATATACGTTCTCTTAATCAGCTGCATGAAAATCTCAAGAGCTATAAGGAATCTATTTTTAAGATTCCTCTTGTCATGCAGTACAATAAGGTGGATTTGCGGAATCAAGGAATCCCGGTATTGCCGACTGCTGTTCTAGAAAAGGATCTGAACAGCAAACTGAAAGTTCCTTCCTTTGAGGCCAGTGCCCTGACAGGATATAATGTCCCTGAAACGCTGAAAAAGATCATTTCATCCACAGTGGTGTCGGTGCAGAAGAAACTCTTGTAA
- a CDS encoding fumarate reductase/succinate dehydrogenase flavoprotein subunit, translating into MHLNPNTPSGPLHKKWDNCRFSNKLVSPANRRKYEVIVVGTGLAGASAAASLGELGYNVKSFCIQDSPRRAHSIAAQGGINAAKNYQNDSDSIHRLFYDTIKGGDFRSREANVYRLAQISNAIIDHCAAQGVPFAREYGGTLANRSFGGSQVSRTFYARGQTGQQLLLGAYSALMRQVAAGKVTLYSRREMMDVVVIDGQARGIIVRNLITGELERYSANAVVLATGGYGNAFYLSTNAMASNVTAAWRAHKRGAGFANPCFVQIHPTCIPVHGDYQSKLTLMSESLRNDGRVWVPQKTNDRRSPADIPEAERDYYLERKYPGFGNLVPRDVASRNAKEVCDQGQGVGETGQAVYLDFAEAIERDGSKTILKKYGNLFQMYERITASDPVQEPMMIYPAVHYTMGGLWVDYQLQSSLDGLFVIGEANFSDHGANRLGASALMQGLADGYFILPATLGNYLAKAGADRPAVESPAFAATEEEVTARIARLLRNRDWKKSGTQPVDYYHRKLGVLLWNHCGMARHEEGLNKALAEIPALREEFYTNVYIPGTGQELNQSLERAGRVADFLEFAEVMVLDALERKESCGCHLREESQTEEHEAKRDDAQYSHVTVWEHRGVGQPPLFHQEPLEFKAVTLSQRSYK; encoded by the coding sequence ATGCATCTCAATCCCAATACCCCCTCCGGCCCCTTACACAAAAAATGGGACAACTGTCGTTTCAGTAATAAATTAGTCAGCCCGGCTAATCGGCGCAAATACGAAGTCATTGTGGTTGGTACCGGCTTGGCCGGGGCCTCGGCAGCGGCTTCGTTAGGCGAATTGGGCTATAACGTCAAGTCCTTCTGCATTCAGGACAGCCCCCGTCGTGCCCACTCCATTGCGGCTCAGGGCGGAATCAATGCTGCCAAGAATTATCAGAACGATAGCGACTCTATCCATCGCCTTTTTTACGATACCATCAAGGGCGGCGATTTTCGCTCTCGCGAGGCAAATGTGTATCGCCTTGCCCAGATTTCCAACGCCATCATTGATCACTGTGCAGCCCAAGGTGTGCCCTTTGCACGCGAATACGGCGGCACCTTGGCGAATCGTTCCTTTGGTGGATCCCAGGTTTCCCGAACCTTTTACGCCCGTGGGCAGACTGGTCAGCAGCTCTTGCTTGGGGCCTATTCTGCCTTGATGCGGCAGGTTGCAGCTGGTAAGGTCACTCTCTATTCGCGTCGGGAGATGATGGACGTGGTCGTGATCGACGGGCAGGCACGGGGTATAATTGTCCGTAATCTGATCACCGGGGAGTTGGAGCGCTACTCAGCCAATGCGGTTGTACTGGCCACAGGTGGCTACGGTAATGCCTTTTATCTGTCCACCAATGCAATGGCGAGCAATGTCACCGCAGCTTGGCGGGCCCATAAGCGGGGTGCCGGATTTGCCAACCCCTGTTTTGTCCAGATCCATCCGACCTGCATCCCGGTACATGGTGATTACCAGTCCAAGCTGACCCTGATGAGCGAAAGCCTGCGCAATGATGGCCGGGTCTGGGTGCCTCAGAAGACGAATGATCGTCGTAGCCCTGCTGATATCCCGGAGGCAGAGCGCGATTATTACCTGGAGCGCAAATATCCCGGCTTTGGTAATCTCGTTCCCCGAGACGTGGCCTCGCGCAATGCCAAGGAGGTCTGCGACCAAGGGCAGGGCGTGGGCGAGACCGGGCAGGCAGTATATTTGGATTTTGCTGAAGCTATTGAACGGGACGGCTCGAAAACCATTCTGAAGAAGTACGGCAACCTTTTTCAGATGTACGAGCGCATCACCGCCTCAGATCCTGTTCAGGAACCGATGATGATCTATCCGGCAGTCCATTATACCATGGGCGGGCTGTGGGTGGACTACCAGCTCCAGTCTTCCCTGGATGGTCTGTTCGTCATTGGCGAGGCCAACTTTTCTGATCACGGGGCCAATCGGCTCGGGGCCAGTGCTCTTATGCAGGGGCTGGCAGACGGGTATTTCATCCTGCCTGCGACCTTGGGCAATTATTTGGCAAAAGCTGGCGCGGATCGTCCGGCAGTTGAGTCTCCAGCCTTTGCTGCGACAGAGGAGGAGGTTACGGCGCGGATTGCTCGGCTCCTCCGTAATCGGGACTGGAAAAAGTCTGGTACTCAGCCGGTGGATTATTATCACCGCAAGCTTGGTGTGTTGCTTTGGAATCACTGCGGCATGGCCCGTCATGAGGAAGGGTTAAACAAGGCCCTTGCCGAGATCCCGGCTCTTCGGGAAGAGTTCTATACAAATGTCTATATTCCCGGAACCGGCCAGGAGCTGAACCAGTCGCTGGAAAGGGCCGGTCGGGTGGCGGACTTCCTGGAATTTGCTGAGGTCATGGTTCTGGATGCCCTAGAACGGAAGGAGTCTTGCGGTTGTCATCTGCGGGAGGAAAGTCAGACCGAGGAGCATGAGGCCAAGCGGGATGATGCACAGTATTCGCATGTGACGGTCTGGGAGCATAGAGGGGTTGGACAGCCTCCTCTCTTCCATCAGGAGCCGCTTGAGTTCAAGGCGGTTACGCTTTCGCAGCGGAGTTATAAGTAG
- a CDS encoding roadblock/LC7 domain-containing protein, with protein MNYGVVSQEQLEKIDEILSEQLIKIGVDCVIIIDMAGNIITAKDNGTSKYDVYSFAALAAGNFATVDAMAKLVGEQEFSLLFHKGTDCNIHFSKIDEELLLITMFGKHISLGFLRLNVVKALEQIRKLWAGK; from the coding sequence ATGAATTACGGTGTGGTCAGCCAGGAACAGCTAGAAAAGATTGATGAAATCCTGTCGGAGCAGCTCATCAAGATAGGAGTAGACTGTGTCATCATTATTGACATGGCAGGGAACATCATTACTGCTAAGGACAACGGCACTTCCAAATATGATGTGTATTCATTCGCAGCTCTGGCAGCCGGTAATTTTGCCACTGTAGATGCTATGGCGAAATTGGTCGGAGAGCAGGAGTTTTCCTTGCTCTTCCATAAAGGGACGGATTGTAATATCCACTTTTCGAAAATCGACGAGGAGCTTTTGCTGATCACTATGTTCGGTAAGCATATTTCGCTTGGTTTTCTCAGGCTGAATGTCGTTAAGGCACTGGAACAGATAAGAAAACTCTGGGCTGGTAAATGA
- a CDS encoding PIN domain-containing protein yields the protein MKVLFDTNVILDVLLDREPFSKNAALLMAKVEQSEIVGFACATTITTIHYLSTKILDQEAASRHVQSLLSLFAIAPVNRLVLENAFAAGFKDFEDEVLHEAAVHAGVQHIVTRNIKDFTKASLPVHEPGKFLGILELLKKTD from the coding sequence ATGAAAGTCCTTTTTGACACCAACGTCATTCTGGATGTGCTGCTGGACAGAGAGCCGTTCTCAAAAAATGCGGCTCTCCTTATGGCAAAAGTGGAGCAATCGGAAATAGTCGGTTTCGCCTGTGCAACTACAATAACAACCATCCATTATCTCAGCACAAAAATACTTGACCAGGAAGCCGCTTCCCGTCATGTCCAGTCGCTGCTTTCTCTGTTTGCCATAGCTCCTGTGAACCGGCTGGTCCTTGAAAATGCCTTTGCCGCCGGATTTAAAGATTTTGAAGATGAGGTTCTTCACGAAGCGGCTGTCCATGCGGGAGTACAGCATATTGTCACGAGAAATATCAAAGATTTTACAAAGGCATCCTTGCCAGTCCATGAACCGGGAAAATTTCTCGGTATCTTGGAGTTATTAAAAAAGACAGACTGA
- a CDS encoding succinate dehydrogenase cytochrome b subunit, translating to MFDFLQRTLSSLGRKYIMAVTGFLLGVFLLIHGVGNSFIFFGKAAFNAYAEQLHSLGPLVPVAELLLLIVFLTHIFIGITLFFKNRDAAGSRYAVTSSSGGETWGSRTMPWTGLIILAFLLLHLFNVRFVDQTLPIADVVDRTLANPLYTLLYLFGITALTLHISHGFWSLLQTNGVYHPRYNSLIRKGACLLTAFICMVFIGVVVVLW from the coding sequence ATGTTCGATTTTCTGCAAAGGACGCTCTCGTCACTTGGCAGAAAGTACATCATGGCCGTAACCGGTTTTCTCCTTGGTGTCTTTCTGCTAATTCACGGAGTAGGCAACAGTTTTATTTTTTTTGGTAAAGCCGCTTTTAATGCCTATGCAGAGCAACTGCATTCGTTAGGCCCGCTGGTTCCTGTGGCAGAGCTTCTTCTGCTCATAGTCTTTCTGACGCATATTTTTATCGGTATTACCCTCTTCTTCAAGAATCGGGATGCAGCTGGCAGCAGGTACGCTGTAACGAGTTCATCAGGGGGAGAAACCTGGGGTTCTCGTACCATGCCGTGGACCGGTCTGATTATTCTCGCCTTCCTCTTGCTTCACCTTTTCAATGTCCGCTTTGTGGATCAAACTCTGCCTATTGCGGACGTTGTTGATCGGACTTTGGCCAATCCCCTTTACACCCTGTTGTACCTTTTCGGCATCACTGCGTTGACGCTGCATATCAGTCATGGATTCTGGTCGTTATTGCAGACCAATGGCGTTTATCATCCTCGGTATAACAGCCTGATTCGGAAGGGGGCCTGTTTGCTGACGGCTTTTATCTGTATGGTCTTTATCGGCGTTGTTGTGGTATTATGGTGA